A window of Triplophysa dalaica isolate WHDGS20190420 chromosome 7, ASM1584641v1, whole genome shotgun sequence contains these coding sequences:
- the mfsd11 gene encoding UNC93-like protein MFSD11: protein MSPEGKALLNIVILGLGFMVMFTAFGTCGNIEQTVIKSFNSTEFHGSGYTSMAIIYAVFSASNLIAPSVIAVIGPQLSLFFGGLVYSAYIAVFIHPYTWSFYTLSVLLGIAAAVLWTAQGNLLTINSKDSTIGRNSGIFWALMQFSLFFGNLYIYLAWHGKTHITDKDRQTVFITLTVISLVGSFLFFLIQKPDPEPAPSDASESLLPTDISDSSSVVASQGLGSQALDAFKKSIQLAMTKEMLLLSIPFAYSGLELTFYSGVYGTCLGAMSKFGGDAKGLIGLSGILIGVGEIIGGGVFGILDKCNRFGRNPVVFLGMITHFVAFYLIFLNIASDAPVAPEEGTQMQAYMQPSVLVALICSFLLGLGDSCFNTQLISIVGFLFREDSAPAFAVFKFVQSITAAVAFFYSNYLLLQWQLLIMVLMGFWGTVTFFVVEWTAMSTRKNSDYASI, encoded by the exons ATGAGTCCAGAAGGGAAAGCCCTGCTCAACATTGTAATCCTGGGCTTGGGATTCATGGTTATGTTCACTGCTTTTGGGACCTGCGGGAACATCGAA CAAACCGTGATAAAGAGCTTTAATAGCACTGAGTTTCATGGAAGTGGATACACAAG CATGGCGATCATCTATGCGGTGTTCTCCGCCTCAAACCTTATCGCTCCCTCAGTGATAGCCGTCATTGGACCGCAGTTATCTTTGTTTTTCGGTGGTCTTGTTTACAG TGCATATATTGCCGTGTTCATTCATCCTTACACATGGTCATTCTACACGTTATCAGTTTTACTTGGAATTGCAGCTGCAG TGCTATGGACAGCCCAGGGGAACCTTCTAACCATTAACTCTAAGGATTCCACAATAGGAAGAAACAGTGGAATATTTTGGGCATTGATGCAGTTTAG CTTATTCTTCGGCAATCTGTACATATATCTTGCATGGCATGGAAAGACTCACATAACAG ACAAGGATCGTCAAACTGTCTTCATCACACTCACGGTCATCAGCCTAGTTGGCAGCTTCCTCTTTTTCCTGATCCAGAAGCCAGACCCTGAACCTGCACCATCTGATGCCTCTGAGTCACTTCTGCCGACAGACATCTCAGACAGTAGCTCAGTGGT AGCATCTCAGGGTCTGGGCTCTCAAGCACTGGATGCATTCA AGAAATCCATACAACTAGCTATGACCAAAGAGATGCTGTTGCTGAGCATACCTTTTGCTTACTCCG GGCTCGAGCTGACCTTTTACAGTGGGGTATACGGGACATGTTTAGGGGCCATGTCTAAATTTGGAGGCGACGCTAAGGGTCTCATCGGCCTCTCAGGAATTTTGATTGGCGTTGGGGAAATAATAG GAGGGGGAGTGTTCGGGATCCTGGATAAATGTAACCGCTTTGGCAGAAACCCAGTGGTGTTTCTCGGTATGATTACCCATTTTGTGGCATTCTACCTTATTTTCCTCAACATAGCCAGCGATGCTCCTGTTGCCCCAGAGGAAGGCACACAGATGCAAGCTTACATGCAGCCCAG cGTGCTTGTGGCTTTGATATGCAGTTTCTTGCTGGGCCTGGGTGACAGTTGCTTTAACACTCAGCTCATCAGCATTGTGGGTTTCTTGTTCCGTGAAGACAGCGCCCCTGCCTTTGCCGTCTTCaaatttgtacag TCTATCACAGCTGCCGTGGCCTTCTTCTACAGTAACTATCTTCTCCTGCAATGGCAGCTGCTCATCATGGTGCTCATGGGCTTCTGGGGTACGGTAACTTTCTTTGTGGTGGAGTGGACAGCTATGAGCACTCGGAAGAACTCTGATTATGCCAGTATCTGA
- the srsf2b gene encoding serine/arginine-rich splicing factor 2b produces MSYGRPPPDVEGMTSLKVDNLTYRTSPETLRRVFEKYGRVGDVYIPRDRYTKESRGFAFVRFHDKRDAEDAMDAMDGAILDGRELRVQMARYGRPPDSYYGGRRGGGPARRHSGHGRRSRSPKRRRRSRSRSRSRSRSRSRSRYSRSRSRSYSRSRSRSKSHTPRKRKSKSPSRSRSRSRSKSRSRSRSRTPASNRESKSRSRSKSQPKSAGEEGPTSS; encoded by the exons ATGAGTTACGGTAGGCCTCCGCCCGACGTTGAGGGCATGACTTCGTTGAAAGTGGATAATTTAACGTATCGCACGTCCCCCGAGACGCTGAGGCGCGTCTTTGAAAAGTACGGACGAGTCGGGGACGTTTACATCCCCCGAGACCGATACACGAAAGAAAGCAGAGGATTCGCCTTCGTGCGTTTTCACGACAAGAGGGACGCGGAAGATGCGATGGACGCCATGGATGGAGCCATTTTAGACGGGCGAGAGCTCCGCGTCCAGATGGCCCGCTACGGTAGGCCTCCCGACTCCTACTATGGCGGGCGTCGCGGCGGGGGACCCGCGAGAAGACACAGTGGACACGGGCGCCGCAGCCGAAG CCCAAAAAGGCGCAGACGCAGCCGTTCCAGAAGCAGGAGCCGTTCTCGTTCCCGCAGCCGCTCCCGTTACAGCAGATCGCGGTCACGCTCTTATTCCCGCTCCCGATCTCGCTCCAAGTCGCACACTCCCCGTAAGAGGAAGTCCAAGTCACCATCCAGGTCTAGGTCCCGTTCGAGGTCCAAATCCAGGTCTCGTTCCAGAAGCCGCACACCTGCATCAAACAGAGAGTCCAAGTCCAGGTCCAGATCTAAGAGCCAGCCAAAGTCTGCTGGTGAGGAAGGACCCACATCTTCCTGA